The proteins below come from a single Melospiza georgiana isolate bMelGeo1 chromosome 4, bMelGeo1.pri, whole genome shotgun sequence genomic window:
- the RASSF9 gene encoding ras association domain-containing protein 9 isoform X1: MAPFGRNLLKTRHKNRSPSKDMASNEREIVVWVCQEEKIVCGLTKRTTCSEVIQALLEEHQTTFGEKKVLFGKPSDYCIVEKWRGSERVLPPLTKILRLWKAWGEEQANLHFVLVKSDAFLSFPLWKTAEAKVVQNVEKQWDLSPANYMKMLPIDKQKKIVRKTFRKLAKLKQDSVQQERDNMETLIHLIISQDHTIHQQVLRMKELDMEIEKCEAKFHLDRVANDGENYVQDSYLMINTSETEQQGSRPDDQKEMHDYLSKSEGILQVEERLKHHKQLIENLCAEIEREVHGICMEKNGESVRTEGAANAELESSDLESVKYELEKSMKDGLRINSYLSCIQKELTYRDSLLQKKEKEYELLTEEFNLLHVKDNIETRLQSNEEPSKSSGVSSNSIAVPDFVHRLTNLDINDTDSDTGISSTHSQDSEITAGDMVLLST, encoded by the coding sequence ATCTCCCAGCAAGGACATGGCATCAAATGAAAGAGAGATTGTGGTTTGGGTTTGCCAGGAGGAGAAGATTGTATGTGGCCTGACAAAGCGCACAACTTGCTCAGAGGTGATTCAAGCACTGCTTGAGGAGCATCAGACAACATTTGGAGAGAAAAAGGTCCTTTTTGGAAAACCTAGTGATTACTGCATTGTAGAAAAATGGAGAGGCTCGGAGCGAGTACTGCCTCCCTTGACAAAGATTCTGAGACTTTGGAAGGCCTGGGGGGAAGAGCAGGCTAATTTGCATTTTGTATTGGTAAAGTCAGATGCTTTCCTCTCATTTCCATTGTGGAAGACAGCTGAAGCCAAGGTAGTACAAAATGTAGAAAAGCAGTGGGACCTCAGTCCAGCAAACTACATGAAGATGTTGCCAATAgacaagcaaaagaaaattgtgAGGAAGACTTTCCGGAAACTGGCCAAGCTTAAGCAGGACAGTGTTCAGCAAGAGAGAGATAATATGGAGACACTGATTCATCTGATCATTTCTCAGGATCATACCATTCATCAGCAAGTCCTTAGAATGAAGGAACTAGACATGGAAATTGAAAAATGTGAAGCAAAATTCCATCTAGATCGTGTGGCAAATGATGGAGAAAATTATGTGCAGGACTCGTATTTAATGATCAATACAAGTGAGACTGAGCAACAGGGGAGTAGGCCAGATGATCAAAAAGAGATGCATGACTATTTGAGCAAAAGTGAGGGAATTTTACAGGTTGAAGAGAGACTGAAACACCACAAACAATTAATAGAGAACCTGTGTGCTGAAATTGAAAGAGAAGTACATGGTATatgcatggaaaaaaatggagaGTCTGTTCGCACAGAAGGAGCAGCTAATGCTGAACTGGAAAGCTCAGATTTGGAAAGTGTAAAATACGAGCTGGAAAAAAGTATGAAAGATGGTCTGAGAATCAACTCATACCTGAGCTGCATTCAGAAAGAACTTACATACAGGGACTCACTGcttcaaaagaaggaaaaagaatacGAACTTCTTACAGAAGAATTTAATTTACTACATGTTAAGGACAACATTGAAACTAGACTTCAATCAAATGAAGAGCCATCCAAGAGTAGTGGCGTCTCCAGTAACAGCATTGCTGTTCCTGACTTTGTTCATAGACTGACTAATCTGGACATAAATGATACAGACTCTGACACTGGAATCAGCTCTACACACAGTCAGGACTCTGAAATAACTGCAGGGGACATGGTACTGTTGTCAACATAG
- the RASSF9 gene encoding ras association domain-containing protein 9 isoform X2 — MASNEREIVVWVCQEEKIVCGLTKRTTCSEVIQALLEEHQTTFGEKKVLFGKPSDYCIVEKWRGSERVLPPLTKILRLWKAWGEEQANLHFVLVKSDAFLSFPLWKTAEAKVVQNVEKQWDLSPANYMKMLPIDKQKKIVRKTFRKLAKLKQDSVQQERDNMETLIHLIISQDHTIHQQVLRMKELDMEIEKCEAKFHLDRVANDGENYVQDSYLMINTSETEQQGSRPDDQKEMHDYLSKSEGILQVEERLKHHKQLIENLCAEIEREVHGICMEKNGESVRTEGAANAELESSDLESVKYELEKSMKDGLRINSYLSCIQKELTYRDSLLQKKEKEYELLTEEFNLLHVKDNIETRLQSNEEPSKSSGVSSNSIAVPDFVHRLTNLDINDTDSDTGISSTHSQDSEITAGDMVLLST; from the coding sequence ATGGCATCAAATGAAAGAGAGATTGTGGTTTGGGTTTGCCAGGAGGAGAAGATTGTATGTGGCCTGACAAAGCGCACAACTTGCTCAGAGGTGATTCAAGCACTGCTTGAGGAGCATCAGACAACATTTGGAGAGAAAAAGGTCCTTTTTGGAAAACCTAGTGATTACTGCATTGTAGAAAAATGGAGAGGCTCGGAGCGAGTACTGCCTCCCTTGACAAAGATTCTGAGACTTTGGAAGGCCTGGGGGGAAGAGCAGGCTAATTTGCATTTTGTATTGGTAAAGTCAGATGCTTTCCTCTCATTTCCATTGTGGAAGACAGCTGAAGCCAAGGTAGTACAAAATGTAGAAAAGCAGTGGGACCTCAGTCCAGCAAACTACATGAAGATGTTGCCAATAgacaagcaaaagaaaattgtgAGGAAGACTTTCCGGAAACTGGCCAAGCTTAAGCAGGACAGTGTTCAGCAAGAGAGAGATAATATGGAGACACTGATTCATCTGATCATTTCTCAGGATCATACCATTCATCAGCAAGTCCTTAGAATGAAGGAACTAGACATGGAAATTGAAAAATGTGAAGCAAAATTCCATCTAGATCGTGTGGCAAATGATGGAGAAAATTATGTGCAGGACTCGTATTTAATGATCAATACAAGTGAGACTGAGCAACAGGGGAGTAGGCCAGATGATCAAAAAGAGATGCATGACTATTTGAGCAAAAGTGAGGGAATTTTACAGGTTGAAGAGAGACTGAAACACCACAAACAATTAATAGAGAACCTGTGTGCTGAAATTGAAAGAGAAGTACATGGTATatgcatggaaaaaaatggagaGTCTGTTCGCACAGAAGGAGCAGCTAATGCTGAACTGGAAAGCTCAGATTTGGAAAGTGTAAAATACGAGCTGGAAAAAAGTATGAAAGATGGTCTGAGAATCAACTCATACCTGAGCTGCATTCAGAAAGAACTTACATACAGGGACTCACTGcttcaaaagaaggaaaaagaatacGAACTTCTTACAGAAGAATTTAATTTACTACATGTTAAGGACAACATTGAAACTAGACTTCAATCAAATGAAGAGCCATCCAAGAGTAGTGGCGTCTCCAGTAACAGCATTGCTGTTCCTGACTTTGTTCATAGACTGACTAATCTGGACATAAATGATACAGACTCTGACACTGGAATCAGCTCTACACACAGTCAGGACTCTGAAATAACTGCAGGGGACATGGTACTGTTGTCAACATAG